The following proteins are encoded in a genomic region of Cyclonatronum proteinivorum:
- a CDS encoding hotdog fold thioesterase: protein MKIQNELKEIVTAFFSQKERNMGHALGIEFNSLFKDEVRATMPVNENTRQPFGLLHGGASVALGETICSVGAWLNVDHQTQSAVGLEINANHLRAARSGTVTGVAKPIHRGTSTQIWQYDVYTESGKHLCTGRCTLAIISNRTVRKG, encoded by the coding sequence ATGAAGATACAGAACGAATTAAAAGAAATTGTAACCGCTTTTTTCAGTCAAAAAGAGCGAAATATGGGCCATGCACTCGGTATAGAGTTCAACTCCCTGTTTAAAGATGAAGTCCGTGCCACCATGCCGGTTAATGAAAACACCCGTCAGCCTTTCGGCTTGCTGCATGGCGGCGCTTCCGTTGCCCTCGGCGAAACCATTTGCTCGGTAGGCGCATGGCTGAATGTGGATCACCAAACACAGTCGGCTGTAGGTCTTGAAATCAATGCCAATCACCTGCGCGCAGCACGCAGCGGTACAGTCACCGGAGTGGCTAAACCAATTCACCGCGGTACTTCAACCCAAATATGGCAGTATGATGTGTACACCGAATCCGGCAAACATCTGTGTACCGGCCGGTGTACGCTCGCCATCATTTCAAACCGTACCGTGCGAAAAGGCTAA
- a CDS encoding HD domain-containing protein — MLSDNKKDQLYKVFTDPIHGFVHVPKGQTLRLLDHPYVQRLRRIRQLGLAYTVFPGAEHSRFSHALGAVGLMLKMLTTLRDKNTTINNQEVEGVLAAILLHDIGHGPFSHTLEHTLISDFNHEMMTLALMKQLNAEFDGGLETAIQIFTDQHPKAFLHQLISSQLDADRLDYIKRDSFYTGVLEGSIGIDRIIKTLRVHNGSIVMEKKGIYAVENYIMARRFMYMQVYLHKTVLCADMLIRSVFRRATDLVEEGYQLAFPSPAIRYFLEKKPSAKKGISRELLQHYVMLDDADVLMCLKFWQYEKDPILADLCSRFLNRRFFRATPLIHKPSPEDKHRYRLATSRVLRAKRLPFDEKSAGYYFGTTETRNEAYRFERSGIYIMEQPGVAVEFSKAADARHIEALSTPIVKHYAIHLKELNS, encoded by the coding sequence TTGCTTTCAGACAACAAAAAAGATCAGCTTTACAAAGTTTTCACGGATCCCATCCACGGATTTGTGCACGTGCCCAAAGGCCAAACCCTGCGCTTGCTCGATCACCCGTATGTGCAGCGGCTGCGGCGGATACGGCAGCTCGGCCTCGCCTACACCGTGTTTCCCGGTGCGGAGCACTCCCGCTTTTCGCACGCGCTGGGCGCTGTCGGGCTCATGCTCAAAATGCTCACCACCCTACGCGACAAAAACACCACCATCAACAATCAGGAAGTCGAAGGCGTACTTGCCGCCATTTTGCTCCACGATATCGGCCACGGCCCCTTCTCACACACCCTTGAGCACACCCTCATTTCGGACTTCAACCACGAAATGATGACCCTCGCCCTCATGAAACAGCTCAACGCTGAATTCGACGGGGGGCTTGAAACCGCCATACAAATCTTCACCGATCAGCACCCCAAAGCCTTCCTGCACCAGCTCATCTCATCACAGCTCGACGCCGACCGGCTCGACTACATCAAACGCGACAGCTTCTACACCGGCGTACTTGAAGGCTCCATCGGTATCGATCGCATCATCAAAACCCTGCGCGTGCACAACGGCAGCATAGTGATGGAAAAAAAAGGCATTTACGCAGTCGAAAACTACATCATGGCCCGCCGCTTCATGTACATGCAGGTGTACCTCCACAAAACCGTGCTATGCGCAGATATGCTCATCCGCTCCGTCTTCCGCCGCGCCACCGACCTCGTTGAAGAAGGCTATCAGCTGGCCTTCCCCTCCCCGGCCATCCGCTACTTCCTCGAAAAAAAACCAAGTGCCAAAAAAGGCATTTCCCGCGAACTCCTGCAACACTACGTCATGCTCGACGACGCCGACGTGCTCATGTGCCTCAAATTCTGGCAGTACGAAAAAGACCCCATCCTCGCCGACCTCTGCAGCCGCTTCCTCAACCGCCGCTTCTTCCGCGCCACGCCCCTCATCCATAAACCCAGCCCCGAAGACAAACACCGCTACCGCCTCGCCACCTCCAGAGTGCTCCGGGCCAAGCGCCTGCCCTTCGACGAAAAATCAGCCGGATACTACTTCGGCACCACCGAAACCCGCAACGAAGCCTACCGCTTCGAACGCTCCGGCATCTACATCATGGAACAACCCGGCGTAGCCGTCGAATTCTCCAAAGCCGCCGACGCCCGCCACATCGAAGCCCTCAGCACCCCCATCGTAAAACACTACGCCATCCACCTCAAAGAACTCAACTCCTGA
- a CDS encoding ion transporter, which produces MSAFSAYCKKIVETNWFTNFILIVILFAGVLVGVQTYKEFAMQHYTLIFWLDQIILFIFLVEIVLKMAAHGNRPLRYFNDPWNIFDFSIVFVCYAALLLPDVEGFMYAVLRLARVLRVFRVVRTIPKLQLLVNALLKSIPSIGYVGVLLMVIFYIYATMGVFLFSINDPVHFGNLQLSLLSLFRIVTLEDWTDIMYINMYGCDHTIWGYTEAEGCISPIAHGAWATTYFVSFVMIGTMVVLNLFIGVIMNSMDEAKTDASEEAFALRDRSLEPTEVDELENLSRDLDSLKKRIEFLARKKKALEK; this is translated from the coding sequence ATGAGCGCTTTTTCCGCATACTGCAAAAAAATTGTTGAAACCAACTGGTTTACCAACTTCATCCTCATAGTCATTCTTTTTGCGGGGGTTTTGGTTGGGGTGCAGACCTATAAGGAATTCGCCATGCAGCATTACACGCTGATTTTCTGGCTCGATCAGATTATCCTGTTCATCTTCCTTGTTGAAATCGTACTCAAGATGGCAGCGCATGGCAACCGGCCGCTGCGATATTTCAATGACCCCTGGAATATCTTCGATTTCAGCATTGTGTTTGTCTGTTACGCGGCCCTGTTGCTACCGGATGTCGAAGGCTTTATGTATGCGGTCCTGCGCCTTGCACGGGTGCTCCGCGTATTCCGGGTGGTACGGACCATTCCCAAGCTGCAGCTACTCGTAAACGCCCTCCTGAAATCGATTCCGTCCATTGGCTATGTGGGCGTGCTCCTGATGGTGATTTTCTACATTTACGCAACCATGGGGGTGTTTCTGTTCAGTATCAATGACCCCGTTCACTTCGGGAATCTGCAGCTCAGCCTGTTAAGTTTGTTCAGGATTGTGACCCTTGAAGACTGGACCGACATCATGTATATCAACATGTATGGCTGTGACCATACGATTTGGGGCTACACGGAAGCGGAAGGTTGTATTTCGCCCATCGCACACGGCGCATGGGCTACGACCTATTTTGTTTCTTTTGTGATGATTGGTACCATGGTCGTATTAAACCTCTTTATTGGGGTAATCATGAACAGCATGGATGAAGCCAAGACCGATGCTTCCGAAGAAGCTTTTGCCCTGCGCGACCGCTCCCTCGAGCCTACCGAAGTGGATGAACTGGAAAACCTGAGTCGCGACTTAGACAGCCTGAAAAAAAGAATAGAATTTCTGGCAAGAAAGAAGAAAGCATTGGAGAAATAG
- a CDS encoding T9SS type A sorting domain-containing protein: MAPSSLLFGKQASEAGHIAESEPEEITQDFRNVALLSNLRLMRWVNLFPGQSSGAGLLNNDPLLTEARLQLNVAEPRDGEDDYQNFMRNLYTWENGRISEIITQRSFFSNDWFDEEKQAFGYENDLLRENVYFSWVESIGWEEEVKEEFAYTQIDGQSFISEVSIAEFGDPFLEIFVGYEGTDISKIEEFVTDGTEMQPVGRSEFTYNGEDLFETYSVFDGDEFIPDYRIIYVDTSPSDFYEMITRQLEVLMVSSETLMLLQLDMPGTIEQVWDGAAWVDEFRMLRVDEDMPTEDYDSAVIYTSAFFNEEEGWQPDTRIEIAFNELGQILYGTASEYDIFEEQWIPIGTEVFEYNSSSLVPDLAQFSTFDPFAGEMIDTARLLLEWDLTNVDVRGDEHQLPAGISLGNAYPNPFNPTTNIPFEISETGHVSLEVFDMLGRQVAVLVNEAKPAGSYTVPFDAAALSSGVYLIRLQSGDLMKTSRVTLIK; this comes from the coding sequence ATGGCTCCTTCATCGCTTCTGTTTGGGAAGCAAGCTTCGGAAGCTGGTCACATTGCTGAGTCCGAGCCCGAAGAAATTACGCAGGACTTCCGAAATGTAGCCTTGCTATCGAATCTAAGGCTTATGCGCTGGGTGAATTTGTTTCCAGGCCAAAGTTCAGGCGCCGGGCTGCTTAACAACGACCCGCTTCTGACGGAAGCGCGCCTGCAGCTAAATGTTGCAGAGCCCCGCGATGGTGAGGATGACTATCAAAATTTTATGAGAAACCTCTACACCTGGGAAAATGGACGTATTTCTGAAATAATCACACAAAGAAGTTTTTTTTCTAATGATTGGTTTGATGAAGAAAAGCAGGCGTTCGGATATGAAAATGATTTGCTCCGTGAAAATGTATATTTCAGCTGGGTCGAAAGCATTGGATGGGAAGAAGAGGTAAAAGAAGAATTTGCTTACACGCAAATTGACGGCCAAAGCTTTATCAGTGAAGTTAGTATCGCTGAATTTGGGGATCCTTTTCTGGAAATCTTCGTGGGTTATGAGGGAACTGATATCAGTAAGATCGAAGAATTCGTTACGGACGGAACAGAAATGCAACCCGTTGGCCGCTCGGAATTCACCTACAATGGCGAAGATTTGTTCGAAACATACAGCGTATTTGACGGCGACGAATTCATACCCGATTACCGGATTATTTATGTCGATACATCACCATCTGACTTCTATGAGATGATCACAAGGCAGCTCGAAGTCCTGATGGTCAGCAGCGAAACGCTTATGCTGCTTCAGCTTGACATGCCCGGTACTATTGAACAGGTATGGGATGGTGCTGCATGGGTTGATGAGTTTCGTATGCTCCGCGTTGATGAGGATATGCCAACGGAAGATTATGATTCCGCTGTAATCTATACTTCAGCCTTTTTTAATGAAGAAGAAGGCTGGCAACCGGATACCCGAATAGAAATCGCATTCAATGAGCTCGGACAGATTCTCTACGGCACTGCTTCCGAATATGATATTTTTGAGGAACAGTGGATACCGATTGGGACGGAGGTTTTTGAGTATAACAGCTCTTCGCTTGTACCTGATCTTGCGCAGTTTTCGACTTTTGACCCTTTCGCAGGTGAGATGATAGATACAGCACGCCTGCTGCTCGAATGGGATCTTACCAATGTTGATGTACGCGGTGATGAACATCAGCTTCCTGCAGGTATTTCCCTGGGTAATGCCTACCCCAACCCGTTTAACCCTACAACTAACATTCCATTTGAAATATCAGAAACCGGACATGTTAGTCTTGAAGTCTTCGATATGCTTGGCAGACAAGTCGCAGTGCTGGTGAATGAAGCCAAACCCGCAGGAAGCTACACCGTGCCTTTCGATGCTGCTGCATTATCCAGCGGGGTTTATCTGATACGGTTACAGTCCGGCGACCTGATGAAAACGAGCCGTGTAACGCTCATCAAATAA